One window from the genome of Alkalihalobacillus sp. LMS6 encodes:
- a CDS encoding LysR family transcriptional regulator, which translates to MDRKHLRTFLDVCETLNFTKTAERLQYAQSSITAQIKSLEHELQCSLFQRLGKKIILTKAGQQLRPYAHQLIQLEETARVSLLSQKETIVIGAQESQCTYRLPTLLHTFTQQNPTSKLVFKPAHSDKLATESLLNGEIDLAFIMDVTTKERSLLHTEALIEERLLMVVAPDHPFAAQKNISPEDLENEAILFTEKGCSYRVLLENLLHKAHVTPKSSLEFTSLEAIKKCVVANIGIAFLPELVVEAEVREGLLCAVPFDATFPALKTHLAYHKDKEMSKGVQQFLQLTREFFKGD; encoded by the coding sequence ATGGACCGTAAGCACTTAAGAACATTTTTAGACGTTTGTGAGACTCTTAACTTTACGAAGACAGCTGAAAGATTGCAGTACGCGCAATCAAGCATCACGGCGCAAATAAAAAGCTTAGAGCATGAACTACAGTGCTCGCTCTTCCAACGTCTTGGGAAAAAAATCATTTTAACAAAAGCTGGTCAACAACTTCGACCTTATGCGCATCAACTGATTCAATTAGAAGAAACCGCACGAGTCTCCCTGTTAAGCCAGAAAGAAACCATTGTCATCGGGGCGCAAGAAAGCCAATGTACATATCGTTTACCAACGTTATTACATACCTTTACTCAACAAAACCCCACTAGCAAGCTAGTTTTCAAACCTGCGCACTCCGACAAACTTGCGACTGAATCTTTATTGAATGGAGAGATCGATCTTGCTTTTATTATGGACGTGACGACAAAGGAACGGTCTTTATTACATACGGAAGCCCTGATTGAAGAACGACTTCTCATGGTCGTTGCACCAGATCACCCCTTCGCCGCTCAAAAAAACATCTCTCCAGAAGACTTGGAGAATGAGGCCATCCTTTTTACAGAAAAAGGGTGTTCATACAGAGTGCTATTAGAAAATCTACTCCACAAAGCTCATGTTACACCAAAGTCGTCACTTGAATTTACTAGTTTAGAAGCCATTAAAAAGTGTGTGGTCGCCAATATTGGAATCGCTTTTTTGCCAGAGTTGGTTGTTGAGGCAGAGGTACGGGAAGGATTACTTTGCGCCGTGCCGTTTGACGCAACTTTTCCTGCACTAAAAACTCATCTCGCTTATCATAAGGACAAGGAGATGAGTAAAGGGGTACAGCAGTTTCTTCAATTAACGAGGGAATTTTTCAAGGGCGATTAA
- a CDS encoding NAD(P)H-dependent oxidoreductase encodes MKTILILNGHDRYERAQGHLNEALLRETQTMLKGSYQTIQTNIVEGYSVEEEIEKCKAADVMVVQAPVYWFSVPGIVKKYMDDVFVPGIFFTKSSKFGRGGLMTDKNYMLSLTWGAREAEFNATSGDFLEGLSEDQVLFSVHKTFAYCGMTALPTFSVYGAMKLDSFDRPIKALQEHIRKFF; translated from the coding sequence ATGAAAACAATCTTGATTTTGAATGGACACGACCGTTATGAACGGGCACAAGGGCATTTAAATGAAGCTCTCTTGAGAGAAACTCAAACAATGCTCAAGGGGAGTTATCAAACGATACAAACAAATATCGTTGAAGGATATAGCGTTGAAGAAGAAATCGAGAAATGTAAAGCGGCAGACGTAATGGTTGTACAAGCGCCGGTTTATTGGTTTAGTGTTCCAGGCATTGTCAAAAAGTACATGGATGATGTGTTTGTGCCAGGCATATTTTTTACAAAGTCATCTAAATTTGGTCGCGGTGGTCTCATGACAGATAAGAATTACATGCTTTCACTCACCTGGGGAGCACGAGAAGCAGAATTTAATGCGACAAGTGGTGATTTTTTAGAAGGGTTGTCTGAAGACCAAGTTTTATTCAGTGTGCATAAGACATTTGCTTATTGTGGTATGACGGCTTTACCTACTTTTTCAGTGTATGGAGCGATGAAATTAGATTCATTTGATCGACCAATTAAAGCATTGCAAGAGCATATAAGGAAATTTTTTTGA
- a CDS encoding N-acetyltransferase: protein MNQEIMIEKASAASTVGATLNSMAVGDMVEIMTGSSDKTVIENTMVALWQGKNNRFSHEFAYEAKMGKKTLGMMTCYPVPVMDKLAIPTAKQLLQIRGMAMVSYALKHPRSIYALLTMEEGKKDEFHVGSIALLPESRGLGIGKQLLQKAEALAREASFSKISLTVREDNPKARQLYERIGYRPVGHIARGPLSLYRMMKPLSKGEIQHGEA, encoded by the coding sequence ATGAATCAAGAAATTATGATTGAAAAAGCGTCGGCTGCATCAACGGTCGGGGCAACGTTAAACAGTATGGCTGTTGGCGATATGGTCGAAATCATGACGGGATCAAGCGACAAAACGGTGATAGAAAATACGATGGTTGCATTGTGGCAAGGAAAGAACAATCGCTTTAGCCATGAATTTGCGTATGAAGCAAAAATGGGCAAGAAGACGTTAGGAATGATGACGTGTTATCCAGTACCTGTTATGGATAAATTAGCGATTCCTACTGCCAAACAACTTCTACAGATTCGGGGAATGGCGATGGTTTCATATGCGCTAAAGCATCCTCGTTCCATTTATGCGTTGCTGACGATGGAAGAAGGAAAGAAGGATGAGTTTCACGTCGGGTCTATTGCTCTGTTGCCTGAAAGCAGAGGGCTTGGTATCGGCAAGCAACTTCTGCAAAAAGCAGAAGCCTTAGCAAGAGAAGCGTCTTTTTCAAAAATTTCATTAACCGTACGTGAGGATAATCCAAAAGCGAGACAACTGTACGAGCGAATTGGGTATCGTCCGGTTGGACATATTGCTCGAGGGCCATTAAGCTTGTATCGAATGATGAAGCCTTTGAGTAAAGGAGAGATTCAACATGGCGAAGCATAA
- a CDS encoding DUF2200 domain-containing protein yields MAKHKIYTMPFADVYPLYVKKAERKGRTQAEVDQIIQWLTGYSDESLQEQIDQKTDFESFFADAPQLNTARSMIKGVICGVRVEEIEEPTMQEIRYLDKLIDELAKGKTMEKILRKEAPST; encoded by the coding sequence ATGGCGAAGCATAAAATTTACACGATGCCGTTTGCTGACGTCTACCCACTCTATGTGAAAAAAGCAGAGCGCAAAGGGCGAACACAAGCGGAAGTTGATCAAATTATCCAGTGGCTAACCGGATACAGTGATGAGTCTCTACAGGAACAGATTGATCAAAAAACTGATTTTGAATCATTTTTTGCAGATGCACCACAATTAAACACGGCTCGTTCTATGATTAAAGGTGTGATTTGTGGCGTGCGGGTGGAAGAAATTGAAGAACCTACGATGCAAGAAATTCGTTACCTCGATAAGCTCATTGACGAGCTTGCAAAAGGGAAGACGATGGAAAAAATATTACGTAAAGAAGCACCATCTACTTAG